Proteins from a genomic interval of Hornefia porci:
- a CDS encoding aldehyde dehydrogenase family protein, producing the protein MAYKTTNPYTGEVTKEFSNLTDEELEGKIAKAQEAYESWSKTTFEERAALMKKAAQLARERRDELAAINTIETGKLVTISAWEMNLCADIMEYYADNAKELLKPHFVKTTDQMAGNAVGIYQPLGIIYMIEPWNVPFFQMTRPSAAQLMAGNVVVLKHASNCPQCALAMEKLYRDAGFPDGCFTNLFIDYDQSSALIADKRICGITLTGSTPVGREIAAESGKNLKKCVMELGGSDAMVVLPDADLQKAVTGAIMGRMTISGQVCAGDKRMFIHESMFDAFKAGVRQAIDSMTVGDPLDPDTTLSPVCSKKAADKVRSQIARAVANGAVAEEVGPKVPADSAFVQPTILTGVTPENPIFNEEIFGPVLMLFSYKTEEEAIALANGTDFGLGSSVYSEDPAHAALVAAAMESGAVSINQPTMASPAIPFGGVKTSGFGREMGAEGIREFTNQKYINSAQIDMDAVFAQY; encoded by the coding sequence ATGGCCTACAAAACAACAAACCCTTACACAGGAGAAGTAACAAAGGAATTCAGCAATCTTACCGACGAGGAACTCGAGGGAAAAATTGCGAAGGCGCAGGAGGCCTATGAGAGCTGGTCCAAAACCACCTTCGAGGAACGGGCGGCATTAATGAAAAAAGCCGCACAGCTGGCAAGGGAGAGACGAGATGAACTTGCTGCCATCAACACGATTGAGACCGGAAAACTCGTCACCATCTCTGCCTGGGAAATGAACCTCTGCGCTGACATCATGGAGTACTATGCAGACAACGCAAAAGAGCTCCTGAAGCCTCATTTCGTCAAGACGACTGACCAGATGGCAGGAAACGCCGTGGGCATCTATCAGCCGCTCGGCATCATATACATGATCGAGCCGTGGAATGTACCGTTCTTCCAGATGACAAGGCCCTCCGCAGCGCAGCTGATGGCAGGAAATGTAGTGGTATTAAAGCATGCCAGCAACTGCCCGCAGTGCGCGCTGGCGATGGAAAAGCTCTACCGCGACGCCGGGTTCCCGGACGGATGCTTCACGAACCTCTTCATTGATTATGACCAGTCCAGTGCGCTGATTGCGGACAAAAGGATCTGCGGTATTACACTGACCGGTTCCACGCCGGTTGGCCGCGAGATTGCTGCCGAATCCGGAAAGAATCTGAAGAAGTGTGTCATGGAGCTGGGCGGATCCGATGCAATGGTGGTGCTTCCGGATGCAGATCTGCAGAAGGCGGTAACTGGCGCCATCATGGGCCGAATGACGATCTCCGGTCAGGTATGTGCCGGTGACAAGAGAATGTTCATCCATGAATCCATGTTTGACGCCTTCAAGGCAGGCGTGCGGCAGGCAATCGACTCCATGACAGTGGGTGATCCGCTGGATCCGGATACTACGCTGTCTCCGGTCTGCTCGAAGAAGGCTGCAGACAAGGTCAGAAGCCAGATCGCCAGGGCTGTCGCAAACGGCGCCGTTGCAGAAGAGGTGGGCCCGAAGGTTCCGGCAGATTCTGCATTCGTGCAGCCAACCATTCTGACCGGTGTGACGCCGGAGAATCCGATTTTCAATGAAGAGATCTTCGGACCGGTTCTGATGCTCTTCTCCTACAAAACCGAGGAAGAGGCAATTGCGCTTGCCAACGGCACCGATTTCGGACTAGGCAGTTCTGTCTACAGCGAGGATCCGGCACATGCTGCACTCGTTGCCGCAGCGATGGAATCCGGCGCTGTTTCCATCAACCAGCCGACCATGGCCTCCCCTGCCATTCCGTTCGGCGGCGTGAAAACCTCCGGATTCGGAAGAGAGATGGGAGCGGAAGGTATCCGTGAGTTTACGAACCAGAAGTATATCAACAGCGCTCAGATCGATATGGATGCAGTATTTGCGCAGTATTGA
- a CDS encoding biotin--[acetyl-CoA-carboxylase] ligase has protein sequence MTTRTELLKLLRSSRGEFLSGQKIGETLGVSRNSVWKAVAQLKKEGYPIEGRSNAGYRLTAAADPLTPGDVESVLRVPCDVQVHDVVTSTNDIARSMPLSHRPAAIIANQQSAGRGRLGRSFESPGGTGLYMTIALKPAFALNKALFVTMACAVATCRAIERVCGVSPSIKWVNDIFLEQKKICGILTEAQSNLETGEIDSLIIGTGINCFPGSFSPEISHIAGCISDTPGAFSRGELAGELINQTADVLENIESRSFFSEYRARCFILGQRILVHAHYDSRSTLALARDIDEDGGLVVEYLEGPRAGILETLHTGEISIAPAQ, from the coding sequence ATGACAACACGAACAGAGCTGCTGAAGCTTCTCAGGAGCAGCCGGGGAGAGTTTCTCTCCGGGCAGAAAATCGGTGAAACATTGGGGGTGTCCAGAAACTCAGTCTGGAAGGCTGTCGCACAGCTGAAAAAGGAGGGCTATCCGATTGAAGGCAGATCCAACGCCGGCTATCGGCTGACTGCCGCTGCGGATCCGCTGACGCCCGGCGATGTGGAATCCGTGCTGAGGGTTCCCTGCGATGTTCAGGTTCACGACGTCGTTACCTCCACCAACGATATTGCCCGGTCCATGCCGCTCAGCCACCGTCCCGCGGCCATAATCGCCAATCAGCAGTCAGCCGGCCGCGGCCGGCTGGGGAGGTCTTTTGAATCGCCGGGAGGCACAGGTCTCTACATGACCATCGCTCTGAAGCCGGCCTTCGCTCTGAACAAAGCCCTGTTCGTCACCATGGCCTGCGCCGTCGCCACATGCCGCGCCATCGAGAGGGTCTGCGGCGTGAGCCCTTCCATAAAATGGGTCAACGATATTTTCCTGGAACAAAAGAAAATCTGCGGCATTCTCACGGAAGCTCAGTCGAATCTGGAGACCGGCGAAATCGATTCGCTGATTATCGGCACCGGCATAAACTGTTTCCCTGGCAGTTTCTCACCGGAAATCAGCCATATCGCCGGATGCATTTCAGACACGCCGGGCGCCTTCTCCCGGGGCGAGCTGGCCGGAGAGCTGATCAACCAGACCGCCGACGTCCTGGAGAACATCGAATCCCGTTCCTTTTTTTCGGAATACCGCGCGCGCTGTTTTATCCTGGGACAAAGGATCCTCGTTCACGCTCATTACGACTCCCGGAGCACACTCGCACTTGCCCGGGATATTGATGAAGACGGCGGTCTGGTCGTCGAATATCTGGAAGGCCCCCGCGCCGGCATACTTGAAACACTCCACACCGGCGAAATTTCCATCGCGCCGGCGCAGTAA
- a CDS encoding HlyC/CorC family transporter, whose protein sequence is MDARQYGMYITAIVCLLILSAYFSATETAFTSLNKIRLKNQANDGDRRAKRVLELADQYDRLLSTILVGNNIANITNTAVATVFFVALYGRYGATISTVAMTLVVLIFGEVSPKSLAKEYPESFARFAAPLIRVLMIVFTPVNWLFSLWKKFLMILFKASPEHSISEEELKTIVEEAETEGSIMSDQSELIQNAIEFNDLEAWDVLTPRVDIKAIDIEATKKDVAALFKDTGFSRVPVYEGDLDKILGVLNQKDFHNFISGSRKTIADYVKPVVFVAGSIKCADLLKKMQASKSQIAIVVDEYGGTEGLVTMEDIIEELVGEIYDEHDEVESPDITLLQDGSYRILGSTNVEKMFDYFDEEEELDATTVNGWVVLLIDKMPAAGDSFEYDAGDKVFTGKVTRADSRKALEINLRVEEKPEEELQKGDSRK, encoded by the coding sequence ATGGACGCCCGACAATATGGGATGTATATTACGGCCATCGTGTGCCTGCTGATTCTGTCAGCATATTTTTCTGCCACGGAAACAGCGTTTACCTCGCTGAACAAAATCCGGCTGAAGAATCAAGCCAACGACGGCGACCGCAGGGCGAAACGCGTGCTGGAGCTGGCAGACCAGTACGATCGCCTTTTGTCAACCATTCTCGTGGGCAACAATATCGCCAACATCACCAACACCGCTGTCGCGACGGTGTTCTTTGTGGCGCTTTACGGCCGCTACGGAGCAACGATATCGACGGTGGCTATGACCCTGGTTGTCCTGATTTTCGGAGAAGTCTCGCCCAAGAGCCTCGCCAAGGAATATCCGGAGAGCTTCGCCCGGTTCGCCGCACCGCTGATTCGCGTATTAATGATCGTCTTCACGCCGGTCAACTGGCTGTTCAGCCTGTGGAAAAAATTCCTGATGATTTTGTTCAAGGCAAGTCCTGAGCATTCCATCAGCGAGGAGGAGCTGAAGACCATCGTCGAGGAGGCGGAGACCGAGGGCAGCATCATGTCCGACCAGAGCGAACTGATCCAGAACGCTATTGAATTCAACGATCTGGAGGCCTGGGATGTGCTGACGCCGCGGGTGGATATCAAGGCTATCGATATCGAGGCGACAAAGAAGGACGTTGCGGCGCTGTTCAAAGACACCGGCTTTTCCAGAGTCCCCGTCTATGAGGGGGATCTGGACAAGATTCTGGGCGTGCTGAATCAGAAGGATTTTCACAATTTCATCTCCGGATCCCGCAAGACCATTGCCGACTATGTCAAGCCTGTGGTCTTTGTGGCCGGCTCCATCAAATGTGCTGATCTGCTCAAGAAGATGCAGGCGAGCAAATCCCAGATTGCCATCGTCGTGGACGAGTACGGTGGGACAGAGGGACTGGTGACGATGGAGGACATCATAGAGGAGCTTGTGGGCGAAATCTATGATGAGCACGACGAGGTGGAAAGCCCGGACATCACACTCCTGCAGGACGGAAGCTACCGCATCCTGGGCAGTACCAACGTAGAGAAGATGTTCGACTACTTCGATGAAGAGGAAGAACTGGATGCGACCACTGTAAACGGATGGGTGGTGCTTCTGATCGATAAGATGCCTGCGGCGGGCGACAGCTTTGAATACGACGCGGGCGACAAAGTATTTACCGGCAAGGTGACCCGTGCGGACAGCCGCAAGGCACTGGAAATCAACCTGAGGGTGGAAGAGAAGCCGGAAGAGGAACTGCAGAAAGGGGACAGCAGAAAATGA
- the secA gene encoding preprotein translocase subunit SecA: MSLVEKIFGDLNKREVRKIEKIADRVEAYDEELQALTDEELKAKTPEFRERLENGETLDDILPEAFAVCREAAWRVLGMKHFHVQLIGGVVLHQGRIAEMKTGEGKTLVATLPVYLNALSGKGVHVVTVNDYLAKRDSEWMGKLYTWLGLTVGCVIHGISDETRRAAYQADVTYGTNNEFGFDYLRDNMVTYEEELMQRGLNFAIVDEVDSILIDEARTPLIISGQGNQSTDMYRQADRFVKDLKKGYKTDPKAEEPDDPDADYEVEEKDEQVSLTDKGVKLAEAFFGLENLGDPENMEINHAIQQALKAHSLMERDVDYIVKDGEIIIVDEFTGRLMFGRRYSNGLHQAIEAKEHLKVRSESKTLATITLQNLFRMYEKLAGMTGTAKTEEDEFRDIYNMDVVVIPTNKPVIRNDMQDAVYQTERGKFLAIADRVAEVHKTGQPVLVGTISIEKSEIVSDLLKKRGIPHNVLNAKQHEKEAEIVAEAGRLGMVTIATNMAGRGTDIILGGNPDFEARREMKKKGYSEEAVSFATGFAKSDDEELMDARRAYQEFYDAVKEERDEEHNKVVELGGLCIIGTERHESRRIDNQLRGRAGRQGDPGTTQFFISLEDELMRLFGGERMQNIVARMGLEENESIEAGMLSRSIEGAQKKVEGRNFGIRKYVLQYDNVMNKQREIIYGERRKVLFGEDLREYIMNMMKDLVHETVQSVVLESKFPEEWDFPTLNRNLKRITRQYQGKDEYDTDELISMTPESLEEDIDAQFEAMYEKKEQEIGIERMREVERMILLRVVDNHWMDQIDAMDQLREGIGLRALGQQDPVAAYGQEGFDMFEGMINEIKEETVQYCYSVTLETDTERRTVIQIGGESKAEDVDSGILQAMAGGMEEELPEGAEMPEREKKQQTVRRDHPKLGRNDKCWCGSGKKYKNCHMQSDLEKERENM; the protein is encoded by the coding sequence ATGAGCCTGGTAGAAAAAATATTTGGCGACCTGAACAAAAGAGAGGTCAGAAAAATCGAGAAAATCGCAGACCGCGTCGAAGCCTATGATGAAGAGCTGCAGGCGCTGACCGATGAGGAGCTGAAGGCGAAGACGCCGGAGTTCAGGGAACGGCTGGAAAACGGAGAGACACTGGACGATATCCTTCCGGAAGCCTTCGCGGTGTGCCGTGAAGCGGCCTGGCGTGTTCTGGGCATGAAGCACTTTCACGTTCAGCTGATCGGCGGCGTGGTGCTCCATCAGGGCCGTATCGCCGAGATGAAGACCGGTGAAGGTAAGACTCTCGTGGCGACACTGCCGGTGTATCTGAACGCTCTGTCCGGAAAAGGCGTTCACGTGGTGACAGTGAACGACTATCTGGCGAAGCGCGACTCGGAGTGGATGGGAAAGCTCTATACCTGGCTGGGTCTTACCGTCGGCTGTGTGATCCACGGGATCAGCGATGAGACGAGGCGCGCGGCGTATCAGGCAGACGTTACCTATGGCACAAATAACGAGTTCGGCTTCGATTATCTGCGGGATAACATGGTCACCTATGAAGAGGAGCTGATGCAGCGCGGCCTGAACTTCGCCATCGTGGACGAGGTGGACTCCATCCTTATCGACGAGGCAAGAACCCCGCTGATTATTTCCGGGCAGGGAAACCAGTCCACCGATATGTACCGCCAGGCGGATCGCTTTGTAAAGGACCTGAAAAAGGGCTATAAGACGGATCCCAAGGCGGAGGAGCCGGATGACCCGGATGCGGATTATGAAGTCGAGGAAAAGGACGAACAGGTGTCTCTGACGGACAAGGGCGTCAAGCTCGCGGAGGCGTTCTTCGGGCTGGAGAATCTCGGAGATCCGGAAAATATGGAAATCAACCATGCGATTCAGCAGGCGCTGAAGGCGCATTCTCTGATGGAACGGGATGTGGACTATATCGTCAAGGACGGCGAGATTATCATTGTCGATGAATTCACCGGACGTCTGATGTTTGGACGCCGTTACAGCAACGGGCTGCACCAGGCCATCGAGGCCAAGGAACATCTGAAGGTCCGCTCGGAATCCAAGACGCTGGCCACCATCACGCTGCAGAACCTGTTCCGTATGTATGAGAAGCTGGCGGGCATGACCGGTACCGCCAAGACGGAAGAAGACGAGTTCAGAGACATCTACAACATGGACGTCGTCGTGATCCCCACCAATAAGCCCGTCATCCGCAACGACATGCAGGACGCCGTCTATCAGACAGAGCGCGGGAAGTTCCTGGCGATTGCGGACAGAGTGGCGGAGGTTCACAAAACCGGCCAGCCGGTGCTGGTGGGCACGATTTCCATCGAGAAGTCGGAGATCGTCAGCGATCTGCTGAAAAAACGGGGCATCCCCCACAACGTGCTGAACGCCAAGCAGCATGAGAAGGAAGCGGAAATCGTCGCGGAGGCCGGACGCCTGGGCATGGTCACCATCGCCACCAACATGGCCGGCCGCGGTACCGATATTATCCTGGGCGGAAATCCGGACTTTGAGGCCCGGCGCGAGATGAAGAAGAAGGGATACTCGGAGGAGGCCGTCAGCTTCGCCACCGGATTTGCCAAGTCAGACGACGAGGAGCTGATGGACGCGCGGCGGGCGTATCAGGAATTCTACGACGCAGTCAAGGAAGAAAGAGACGAGGAGCACAACAAGGTCGTGGAACTGGGCGGACTCTGCATCATCGGTACGGAGCGTCATGAATCCAGACGTATCGACAACCAGCTGCGCGGACGTGCCGGCCGTCAGGGCGACCCCGGTACGACCCAGTTCTTTATTTCTCTGGAGGACGAGCTGATGCGTCTGTTCGGCGGCGAAAGGATGCAGAACATCGTCGCAAGAATGGGACTGGAGGAGAACGAATCCATTGAAGCCGGAATGCTGTCCCGCTCCATCGAGGGTGCGCAGAAGAAGGTGGAGGGCCGCAACTTCGGAATCCGTAAATACGTACTCCAGTACGATAATGTCATGAACAAACAAAGGGAGATCATCTACGGCGAACGCCGCAAGGTGCTGTTCGGCGAGGATCTCAGAGAATACATCATGAACATGATGAAGGATCTGGTGCACGAAACCGTGCAGAGCGTTGTTCTGGAATCCAAGTTCCCGGAGGAATGGGACTTCCCGACGCTGAACCGGAACCTGAAGCGCATTACCAGACAGTATCAGGGCAAAGACGAGTACGATACCGACGAATTGATCTCCATGACGCCGGAATCCCTGGAAGAGGATATCGACGCGCAGTTCGAGGCGATGTACGAGAAGAAGGAACAGGAAATCGGCATAGAGCGTATGCGTGAGGTGGAACGTATGATTCTGCTGCGCGTTGTGGACAATCACTGGATGGACCAGATCGACGCCATGGATCAGCTGCGGGAGGGAATCGGGCTTCGCGCGCTCGGCCAGCAGGATCCTGTTGCGGCCTACGGACAGGAAGGCTTCGATATGTTCGAGGGCATGATTAACGAGATTAAAGAAGAGACCGTCCAGTACTGCTACAGCGTCACGCTGGAAACCGATACAGAGAGACGCACCGTGATCCAGATCGGCGGAGAATCCAAGGCGGAGGATGTAGACTCCGGAATTCTGCAGGCGATGGCCGGCGGAATGGAAGAGGAGCTCCCCGAGGGGGCGGAGATGCCCGAGAGAGAAAAGAAGCAGCAGACCGTGCGCCGCGATCATCCCAAGCTGGGACGCAACGACAAATGCTGGTGCGGCAGCGGAAAGAAATACAAAAACTGCCATATGCAGTCCGACCTTGAGAAGGAAAGGGAGAATATGTAA
- the prfB gene encoding peptide chain release factor 2, with product MLKLDPIKQELPAKKKTLTEIGESLGLEELKKQAEELNQKTMAEGFWDDPEAAQALLKKKSGIDGRIEKYEKLSAELSDLGELADLADEMEDEEEADNVIEGFRAFSEKLESFKLETLLSGKYDHNSAVLSLHAGAGGVEAMDWAEMLLRMYTRWAESRGYTVNIVDLQDDTEAGIKSATFLVEGENAYGYLKHEQGVHRLVRISPFNAAGKRQTSFAALEVMPEIDDDIEVDIDPNDIRVDTYRSSGAGGQHVNKTDSAIRITHIPTNIVVTCQNERSQHQNREVAMKILMSKLMDLAEQQHKEDLKEIKGDFSQITWGSQIRSYVFQPYTMVKDHRTGAEVGNVSAVMDGALDPFINEELKQL from the coding sequence ATGCTCAAATTAGATCCGATAAAGCAGGAACTGCCCGCGAAAAAGAAGACGCTCACCGAAATCGGCGAGTCGCTGGGACTGGAGGAACTGAAAAAGCAGGCAGAAGAACTGAATCAGAAGACGATGGCAGAAGGTTTCTGGGACGATCCGGAGGCCGCGCAGGCTCTGCTGAAGAAGAAGAGCGGCATCGACGGACGAATCGAGAAGTATGAGAAGCTGTCCGCAGAGCTGTCGGATCTCGGGGAACTGGCCGATCTGGCAGACGAGATGGAGGATGAAGAGGAAGCTGATAACGTAATTGAAGGGTTCCGGGCGTTTTCCGAGAAACTGGAGAGCTTCAAGCTGGAAACACTGCTGAGCGGAAAGTATGACCACAACAGCGCTGTTTTGTCCCTGCACGCGGGAGCCGGCGGCGTAGAAGCCATGGACTGGGCGGAGATGCTTCTCAGGATGTACACCCGCTGGGCAGAATCCAGGGGGTATACCGTGAACATCGTCGATCTTCAGGACGATACGGAGGCCGGTATCAAGAGCGCCACGTTCCTGGTGGAAGGCGAGAACGCCTACGGTTATCTGAAGCATGAGCAGGGCGTCCATCGCCTGGTGCGGATTTCCCCGTTCAATGCGGCGGGCAAGCGGCAGACATCCTTTGCGGCGCTGGAGGTGATGCCGGAAATCGACGACGACATCGAGGTGGACATCGACCCCAATGACATCCGCGTAGACACCTACCGCAGCAGCGGGGCCGGCGGCCAGCACGTCAACAAAACCGATTCGGCCATCCGCATCACCCACATTCCGACCAACATCGTCGTCACCTGTCAGAACGAACGAAGCCAGCACCAGAACCGCGAGGTCGCCATGAAGATTCTGATGTCCAAGCTGATGGATCTTGCGGAGCAGCAGCACAAGGAAGACCTGAAGGAAATTAAAGGGGACTTTTCCCAGATAACCTGGGGCTCGCAGATTCGGTCTTACGTGTTCCAGCCCTATACGATGGTGAAGGACCACAGGACCGGAGCGGAGGTCGGAAACGTCAGCGCAGTCATGGACGGCGCACTGGATCCTTTTATAAATGAAGAGTTGAAGCAGCTGTAA
- a CDS encoding Tex family protein: protein MDIVKVLAEEFHIRPSQVESTIKLIDDGNTIPFIARYRKEATGGLTDVTLRDMAERLEYLRNLQERKEEVKRLIGEQGKLTEELSAEIDRAEVLQRVEDLYKPYRQKKATRAGKARARGLEPLAMILYAQQQTKGDPETVAQDFVNPEKEVASPAEALQGACDIIAEMIADDADLTEAIRDKTFRAGKLVTEAVNPEEKSVYDMYYDSSEGIARIPNHRILAINRGEKEKLLKVRVETDTDRIIGLIEKQTIRNRRSIFVPLLEQTVADAYKRLIAPSVEREVRKTLTERAEREAVRVFAKNTENLLMVPPVKDKRVISIDPGYRTGCKVAALDGTGKLRAYATIYPTQPRNDVAGAERTLLRLIDKYGCDIIVIGNGTASRETEEVVANFIRKNSLPIQYTIVNEAGASVYSASKLASEEYPDLDVTTRGAMSLGRRLQDPLAELVKIDPKHIGVGQYQHDINQKMLESALTGVVENCVNRVGVDLNTASPSLLSYVAGINMGIARNIAAWREENGRFTNRRQLLKVSRLGAGAFEQCAGFLRIADGDQPLDRTAVHPESYKVAEAMMNKIGIDDSAIAAGGVGDALDERIAAAYPAKKLSRSIDQMAEDLGVGKPTLLDIIEELKKPGRDPRDSAPPVVFRNDVRDFDDLKEGMELTGTVRNVVDFGAFVDIGVKQDGLVHISQLSSKYVSHPMDVVSVGDTVKVRILSVDKAKKKISLTMKL, encoded by the coding sequence ATGGACATTGTCAAAGTACTGGCGGAAGAATTTCATATCCGCCCTTCTCAGGTGGAAAGCACCATCAAACTGATCGATGACGGAAATACGATTCCGTTTATCGCCCGTTACAGAAAGGAGGCCACCGGCGGGCTGACAGACGTCACCCTCAGGGACATGGCGGAACGTCTGGAGTATCTCCGGAATCTTCAGGAACGCAAGGAGGAGGTAAAGCGTCTGATCGGCGAGCAGGGGAAACTGACAGAAGAGCTTTCCGCGGAAATCGACCGGGCGGAAGTCCTTCAGAGGGTGGAGGATCTCTACAAGCCGTACCGGCAGAAGAAGGCGACCCGGGCCGGCAAGGCGAGGGCCCGCGGGCTGGAGCCGCTGGCAATGATTCTGTATGCTCAGCAGCAGACAAAGGGTGATCCGGAAACCGTCGCACAGGATTTTGTCAACCCCGAAAAAGAAGTCGCCTCGCCTGCAGAAGCGCTCCAGGGAGCCTGCGATATCATTGCGGAGATGATCGCGGACGACGCCGACCTCACTGAGGCGATCCGGGACAAAACCTTCCGGGCCGGGAAGCTCGTCACGGAGGCTGTGAATCCGGAGGAAAAATCCGTCTACGATATGTACTATGACAGCAGCGAGGGTATCGCCAGGATTCCGAACCACCGGATACTGGCTATCAACCGGGGCGAGAAGGAAAAGCTGCTGAAGGTCAGGGTGGAGACGGATACGGACAGAATCATCGGACTGATTGAGAAACAGACGATCCGGAACCGCAGATCAATCTTTGTGCCCCTGCTGGAGCAGACTGTCGCGGACGCCTACAAACGTCTGATTGCGCCGTCGGTAGAGCGGGAGGTGCGGAAAACTCTCACAGAACGCGCGGAGCGGGAGGCGGTTCGGGTTTTCGCGAAAAATACGGAGAATCTTCTGATGGTTCCGCCGGTGAAGGATAAACGCGTCATCAGTATCGACCCGGGATACCGCACCGGCTGCAAGGTCGCTGCGCTGGACGGCACCGGAAAGCTTCGGGCCTACGCGACGATTTATCCGACGCAGCCCCGCAATGACGTTGCGGGTGCGGAGAGGACGCTTTTGCGGCTGATTGACAAATACGGGTGCGATATCATCGTCATCGGCAACGGTACGGCCTCCCGAGAAACGGAAGAGGTGGTGGCGAATTTCATCCGGAAGAACAGTCTGCCGATCCAGTATACCATTGTCAACGAGGCGGGCGCATCGGTCTACTCCGCCTCTAAACTGGCGTCGGAGGAGTATCCGGATCTGGACGTCACGACGCGCGGCGCAATGTCGCTGGGACGCCGGCTCCAGGATCCTCTGGCGGAGCTGGTGAAAATCGACCCGAAGCACATCGGCGTCGGCCAGTATCAGCATGACATCAATCAGAAAATGCTGGAGAGCGCTCTGACCGGCGTGGTGGAAAACTGTGTGAACCGGGTCGGAGTGGATCTGAATACCGCCTCCCCGTCGCTTCTTTCCTATGTGGCGGGAATCAATATGGGTATTGCCCGCAACATTGCGGCGTGGCGCGAGGAGAACGGCCGCTTCACGAACCGGCGGCAGCTGCTGAAGGTTTCCAGGCTGGGCGCCGGAGCGTTCGAGCAATGCGCCGGATTTCTGCGAATCGCGGACGGGGATCAGCCGCTGGACCGGACAGCAGTGCATCCGGAGTCTTACAAGGTGGCCGAGGCGATGATGAACAAAATAGGAATTGATGACTCCGCCATCGCCGCCGGCGGAGTCGGTGATGCGCTGGATGAACGCATTGCCGCCGCCTATCCGGCAAAGAAACTGAGCCGAAGCATAGATCAGATGGCCGAAGACCTGGGCGTCGGCAAACCCACTCTCCTGGATATCATCGAGGAACTGAAAAAACCGGGACGCGACCCCCGTGATTCCGCGCCTCCCGTAGTCTTCCGCAACGATGTCCGCGATTTCGACGACCTGAAAGAAGGTATGGAGCTGACCGGCACCGTCCGCAACGTAGTGGACTTCGGCGCCTTCGTAGACATCGGCGTCAAGCAGGACGGCCTCGTTCATATTTCCCAGCTCAGCAGCAAATACGTCTCCCACCCGATGGACGTCGTATCCGTCGGCGACACCGTAAAAGTCAGGATCCTTTCCGTCGACAAGGCAAAGAAAAAGATTTCCCTGACAATGAAGCTCTGA
- a CDS encoding DNA recombination protein RmuC, with protein MKVKDLYDAMQRELRVQRKMLGQLRAAKCGAEDGTLYIRTRGGRVDYYVISTVEGRRLQTNITKDPSRVETLAEKAAAQRLIMFCEQNIEFLERMMKHMDWRDPQDIIAEMPAQVQRILKNRRLRLRAEQNQADYEKCPTDPRKHIHETCYGEMVRSKSEVIIANALYTYGIIFHYEEKFPYCDEDGRMYYPDFTIYLPDGRTLIWEHFGMLKNLDYCIENAYRLRAYQMNDRIIGENLILTQDDSRGRINSAYIYKIIEEKILPFYEHE; from the coding sequence GTGAAAGTGAAGGATTTGTATGATGCGATGCAGCGTGAACTGCGGGTGCAGAGGAAAATGCTCGGGCAACTTCGTGCGGCGAAGTGCGGTGCAGAAGATGGGACGCTGTACATCCGAACAAGAGGCGGACGTGTTGATTACTACGTCATTTCAACGGTTGAAGGCCGGCGTCTTCAGACCAACATTACGAAGGATCCTTCCCGCGTCGAGACTTTGGCGGAAAAGGCTGCAGCGCAGCGGTTGATTATGTTTTGTGAACAAAATATAGAGTTTCTGGAGCGCATGATGAAACATATGGATTGGCGCGATCCACAGGATATTATCGCAGAAATGCCTGCACAGGTCCAAAGAATTCTGAAAAATCGGAGGTTGCGTCTTCGCGCGGAACAAAATCAAGCCGACTATGAAAAATGTCCCACGGACCCGAGAAAGCATATTCATGAAACCTGCTACGGCGAGATGGTTCGCTCTAAATCCGAGGTCATCATTGCCAATGCACTTTATACATACGGTATAATTTTTCATTATGAAGAGAAATTTCCCTATTGTGATGAGGATGGGAGAATGTATTATCCGGATTTTACGATTTATCTGCCTGACGGCAGAACTCTGATCTGGGAGCACTTCGGGATGCTGAAAAATCTGGATTATTGTATAGAAAATGCATATCGTCTGCGCGCCTATCAGATGAACGACCGCATTATCGGAGAAAACCTGATTCTGACGCAGGACGACAGCCGCGGCCGCATCAACAGCGCCTATATATACAAGATTATTGAGGAGAAGATTTTACCTTTTTATGAGCATGAGTAA